One window of Homalodisca vitripennis isolate AUS2020 unplaced genomic scaffold, UT_GWSS_2.1 ScUCBcl_2773;HRSCAF=7858, whole genome shotgun sequence genomic DNA carries:
- the LOC124372227 gene encoding uncharacterized protein LOC124372227: MDYQGNAEKIIKEDALVKSGSDTEESIEMKQESEVKNSDADHAKSGTLEQSSTVEDKDKMAPENQALNEDNLHYEDGICIYTEPESKCQFVWDDVKKEWVARDSPGSFSDKDYEYDGKTYKYTDKETTRSDLEKMILSIFWDVDTNEWKELNKEKKAAKNVDEEQDSDDDEDNQDDAKNKSKEITKQDMSKGHYGYENDTHTYTDPSDGSKYFWDKEKNAWFPKVDDDFLAQYQMSYGFVDPTEDKPSEEQKPEPPPPPAADAVKRKAPQEPAWFDVGEESTKVYVSGLPMDITESEFVDVMQKCGLVMRDIDSGKMKVKIYLDPQTSLPKGDALCTYIKVAVLAGVDLRV, translated from the exons ATGGATTATCAGGGGAATGCAGAGAAGATTATTAAAGAAGATGCCCTAGTAAAATCAGGAAGTGACACTGAAGAAAGCATTGAAATGAAACAGGAAAGTGAAGTGAAAAACTCAGATGCAGATCATGCAAAGTCTGGGACTCTGGAGCAAAGCTCTACAGTTGAGGATAAGGATAAAATGGCTCCAGAAAACCAAGCTCTTAATGAAGATAATTTACATTACGAGGATGGAATCTGCATCTACACTGAACCTGAGTCTAAGTGTCAATTTGTTTGGGATGACGTCAAAAAAGAATGGGTGGCAAGAGACTCTCCTGGTTCATTCTCCGACAAGGATTATGAATATGATGGGAAAACATACAAGTATACTGACAAAGAAACTA CACGTAGTGATCTAGAGAAAATG ATATTGAGTATATTTTGGGATGTTGATACGAATGAGTGGAAAGAACTAAACAAGGAGAAGAAAGCTGCAAAGAATGTGGATGAAGAACAAGACTCTGATGACGATGAAGATAACCAAGATGATgcgaaaaataaatcaaaagagaTCACAAAGCAGGATATGTCCAAAGGTCATTATGGGTATGAAAATGACACTCATACATACACAGACCCTTCTGATGGATCAAAATACTTTTGGGACAAGGAGAAAAATGCTTGGTTTCCTAAG GTTGATGACGACTTCTTAGCGCAGTATCAGATGAGTTATGGATTTGTTGATCCTACTGAAGACAAGCCATCAGAAGAACAGAAGCCAGAGCCGCCTCCACCACCGGCTGCTGACGCTGTCAAGAGAAAAGCCCCTCAAGAACCAG CTTGGTTCGATGTTGGTGAGGAATCAACGAAAGTGTATGTGAGTGGTCTGCCTATGGACATTACGGAATCAGAGTTTGTGGATGTGATGCAGAAGTGTGGTTTGGTCATGCGAGACATCGACAGCGGCAAGATGAAAGTCAAGATCTACCTTGATCCCCAAACCTCTCTTCCAAAAGGCGATGCTCTCTGCACTTACATTAag